A stretch of Lathyrus oleraceus cultivar Zhongwan6 chromosome 6, CAAS_Psat_ZW6_1.0, whole genome shotgun sequence DNA encodes these proteins:
- the LOC127094848 gene encoding uncharacterized protein LOC127094848, whose product MSQIIKAFSELGCSSRSKINNRTLVPATLNNDKIELDQDTFQNQELEIQEMENRLVNWSMPEIKFKEIYKIGTFDFKSQKIIHTIESATSVSNKHETINLLNKKLLETHYREDYRYIHLGLIQIAIKPLHKLGLNTPILLVLRDTRIKDFHNSTIAIVESNLNDGPVYFNCHPNYSMSLADEFTKNSLVIYVQGLSDNFNPGVANIDVISRITYKVSNVNYDFKSLKTTPRNETCIIEANLSRSNVMTPKILTASDIIEKFPQEWIL is encoded by the coding sequence atGTCTCAAATCATCAAGGCTTTTAGTGAATTAGGATGTAGTTCACGGAGTAAAATTAATAATCGAACCTTAGTTCCTGCTACCTTAAATAATGATAAAATTGAATTAGATCAAGATACCTTCCAAAACCAAGAATTAGAAATTCAGGAAATGGAAAATAGATTAGTTAACTGGTCTATGCCAGAAATTAAATTTAAAGAAATATATAAAATTGGTACTTTTGATTTTAAAAGTCAAAAGATTATTCATACTATTGAATCGGCTACGTCTGTTAGTAACAAGCATGAAACTATTAATTtgttaaataaaaaattattagAAACGCATTATAGAGAAGATTATCGCTATATCCATCTAGGGTTAATTCAGATAGCTATAAAACCATTACATAAACTAGGGTTAAACACCCCTATATTGCTAGTTCTTCGAGACACTAGAATTAAAGACTTTCATAATTCAACTATTGCTATAGTTGAATCAAATCTTAACGATGGTCCAGTCTACTTTAACTGCCATCCCAATTACTCTATGAGCTTGGCTGATGAATTCACTaagaattcattagttatatACGTCCAGGGTCTAAGCGATAATTTTAATCCTGGAGTTGCCAATATTGACGTTATTAGTAGAATTACCTACAAAGTCTCTAATGTTAATTATGATTTTAAATCACTCAAAACTACTCCAAGAAATGAAACTTGTATTATTGAAGCAAATCTTAGCAGGTCCAATGTTATGACCCCAAAAATACTGACTGCTTCAGATATTATAGAAAAATTCCCTCAAGAATGGATATTATAG